The following DNA comes from Candidatus Poribacteria bacterium.
CGCCGAGATAATCGCCAACCTCCTGTTTTGGTTAGGCGAGGATAAGATGATTTTCGGCAGCGACTATGCGATCTGGACGCCCAAGTGGTTGATTGAGAAGTTTATGGCACTTGAGTTGCCGGACGATATCAAAGAGGAATATGGGGTTGACCTTACACCAGAAGCCAAGCGCAAGGTCTTAGGTGAAAATGCCGCCGGTCTGTATGGGATTGACCTCTCCACCCATCGAGCAAAACTGAGTCAGGATGAGATTGGTGTCAAACTTGCCGAGGACGCATAAAACGACACTGGAACTTGGAATCGTGCTATATCGACCTGACCATTATTGCGAGGGATGTCCATGATCGCGGCACATACCGATGTCGTTGGAAGTTTGCTCCGTCCGCCTGCACTTCTCAAAGCGAGAAGTGAAGTCGCCACAGGCAAAATGACGCAAGCGGCGTTCAAAGCCATCGAAGATCAAGCGGTTGATGAAGCGGTTGCACTTCAAGAAGCGGTGGGCTTGGAGGTGGTTACCGATGGTGAAATGCGTAGGCTATCCTTCCAGAGCCAGATGACAGAAGCGGTCAGTGGTTTTGGCGAATATGATCTCAATGCGTTCCTCTGGGGTGATTGGTGTGGCGACGGAGGTGCGGGGAGTTTGAGCCTAGAACGCCCCAAAAACTTGGGCGTTGTCAACAAACTCACCCGCAAACGTCACCTTTCAGCAGAGGAATTTATCTACCTGCGAGCGCGGACGACTCGCATACCGAAGATCACGTTGCCCAGTCCTAGTCTGTGGATAAACTTCTGGTCGTTAGAACATTCCCTGTCCCCCTATCCTACACTCGATAGCTTTCTTGCGGATGTCGTCGATATTCTACGGGATGAGGTCGCCGAGTTGGTCCGATTGGGTGCAACCTACATTCAACTTGATGCCCCCCATTATCCGTTGCTGCTCGATGCCCAAACGAGAACTTTCTACGAAGAACAAGGTTGGCGTCTTGATCAGTGGCTGGGCCGAGGCCTCGAGATGGATAACGCTGTGATTGGCAATTTTCCAGAGGTGACCTTTGGCTTTCACCTCTGACGCGGCAATCAAGGCAGCCGGTGGTTGGTCGAAGGGGGATATGATCTGATTGCTAAACCGATTTTTCGTGGTATCCGTGCCCAGCGTCTGCTGCTCGAATACGACGATCAACGCTCCGGTTCATTTGAACCGTTGCAGGCGATTCCCGATGACAAGATCGCCGTGCTAGGGTTGGTTACGACTAAAACGCCGCGCCGAGAGACGCCGGAAGCACTCACTGCGCGTATCAAGGAAGCTAGCCAATTTGTGCCGCTAGAACGACTTGCATTAAGCCCACAGTGTGGCTTCTCAACTTCGGTCCTCGGCAATCGCATTACAGCAGCAGACCAGAAGCATAAGCTGTCAGTAGTTGTTGAGACTGCTAGAAGGGTGTGGGACTAAACTGGAAAAATGTTTGAAGGAGGAAAACATGGCGCAAACCCCTAAAAATCATCAAACTCGAACCAAATCTATTGGCAAATGGACAATTCGGATTAGATCTTACCAGCTCGGTGATGTGTATATCTGCACTGTAGATAACGTGAGCCCCGGTGCTGTCATTGCTCGGTCTACAGCTGCGACCCGAGCGGATGCAGAATCTGAGGCGTTAGCGCAAGCGAAAGCAGCGATGGCATAATCGTATTACGAAATTGCTGATTTGACAATATTACATTAATTATCTAAGTTTTGAAAAGTTCGGAGCGATAGGATGAACTTAAATAGATTATCACGAAAACATACCCTAACAAGTCTGGCAAAAACGTGTGGGTGAGCGGCGAAAGTCAGTCCAGTTGGACTGGGGGAACTCCTCGCTAAACTGCCGAAGAAAAATGACCCGAATCTGCTCGTCGGATTTGAAACTAGCGACGACGCTGGCATCTACCGCCTCAACGACGAGATGGCACTGGTTACGACCGCCGACTTTATTACGCCGCCGGTAGATGACCCGTATGTGTTCGGTCAGATTGCTGCTGCTAATTCAATCAGCGATATTTATGCGATGGGCGGAAAACCTGTGACCTGTCTGAATCTGGTGGGGTTTCCGGCGGATAAATTGGATCCAGAAATCCTGCACGGAATTGTCGAAGGCGCGTTGAGTAAAATCACTGAATCTGGCGCAGTCTTGGCGGGTGGTCATACAACTGATGATGAGGAGCCGAAGTTCGGGTTGTCGGTCACTGGGATTGTGCATCCGGAAAAATATTGGCGGAACGTCGGTGCGGAGCCGGGAGATGTCCTGATCTTGACAAAACCGATCGGCAGTGGCGTGATTTTTAACGCCAACCTGAAAAATTGGGTGTCAGATCAAGCGTTAGACGAATGTATACAGACGATCACGACGCTCAACAAGCAGGCGGCGGCGGCTATGGCTGGGTTTGACATCCATGCGGTAACGGACATCACCGGATTCGGATTGGGCGGGCACGCCCTGGAAATGGCAGAAGGATCGGGCGTGACTTTAGAGATTCGTACCGACGATGTGCCGATTATGCGTGAGGCGCTGGAAATGTACCAAAAAGGGATGCGGACAGGTGTCAACGCCGCCAATCGAGCGTTAATTGAGGATTCCACACGTTTTGAAAAATCACTTCCTGATTGGCATGAGGAGCTTTTCGTGGATCCGCAGACCAGCGGTGGCTTGCTGATGTCAGTCCCTGCCACTCAAAGCGAATCGCTGCTGGCGGCTTTACACAATGGCGGTGTGCCAAGAGCGCAGATTATTGGGAATGTGAAATCCTTTGTTGAGTCCACCCATCTTGTTTTTGTATAAATGATGAAAATCTGCTTAATTACCCCTGCCCCAACATACTCCCGAAAGGGCAACCGTGTGACTGCCCTTCGGTGGGCTCGCATCTTACGAGAACTGGGACACCGTGTCGTTATTGCAGAGGAGTATCAGGGGGAGCGATGCGACGTTCTGGTTGCGCTCCATGCCCGGCGCAGCCACGCCTCCATTTCGCATTTCCGCCATAAACATCCAGAGCTGCCCCTTATTCTTGCCTTGACTGGAACAGATCTCTACGGCGATATCCATGCGGACGCATCAGCCCAAGAGTCTC
Coding sequences within:
- a CDS encoding vitamin-B12 independent methionine synthase, yielding MVEGGYDLIAKPIFRGIRAQRLLLEYDDQRSGSFEPLQAIPDDKIAVLGLVTTKTPRRETPEALTARIKEASQFVPLERLALSPQCGFSTSVLGNRITAADQKHKLSVVVETARRVWD
- the selD gene encoding selenide, water dikinase SelD encodes the protein MGELLAKLPKKNDPNLLVGFETSDDAGIYRLNDEMALVTTADFITPPVDDPYVFGQIAAANSISDIYAMGGKPVTCLNLVGFPADKLDPEILHGIVEGALSKITESGAVLAGGHTTDDEEPKFGLSVTGIVHPEKYWRNVGAEPGDVLILTKPIGSGVIFNANLKNWVSDQALDECIQTITTLNKQAAAAMAGFDIHAVTDITGFGLGGHALEMAEGSGVTLEIRTDDVPIMREALEMYQKGMRTGVNAANRALIEDSTRFEKSLPDWHEELFVDPQTSGGLLMSVPATQSESLLAALHNGGVPRAQIIGNVKSFVESTHLVFV